In Arsenicicoccus sp. oral taxon 190, the following are encoded in one genomic region:
- a CDS encoding SMP-30/gluconolactonase/LRE family protein, with the protein MRAERLTDSLCYHGEGPVWWPTQELRWVDMLAGDVLSRSLDGRVERTHVGTVAACLRPREGGGAIVALEHGLATTHRDDLTELVEHPDVVTDPGIRFNEGGCDAAGRFWCGTMAYDQREGAATLYRFGPALEPYAALEGLTVANGFDVSPDDRLVYHVDTSTGEVSCFELDDDGQVQDRRTFVDVGDLHPDGLTVDAEGGVWVAMNGAGVVHRYSPEGHLDAEVQVGARQVTACTFGGEDLRTLFVTTSREGLGEGDDPAAGSVFCVDPGVVGRPVRAWRG; encoded by the coding sequence ATGCGAGCCGAACGCCTCACCGACAGCCTTTGCTACCACGGGGAGGGCCCCGTCTGGTGGCCCACCCAGGAGCTGCGCTGGGTCGACATGCTCGCCGGCGACGTCCTCAGCCGCAGCCTGGACGGGCGGGTCGAGCGCACCCACGTCGGCACCGTCGCGGCCTGCCTGCGCCCGCGCGAGGGCGGCGGCGCGATCGTCGCGCTCGAGCACGGCCTCGCCACCACCCACCGCGACGACCTCACCGAGCTGGTCGAGCACCCCGACGTGGTCACCGACCCGGGCATCCGCTTCAACGAGGGCGGCTGCGACGCCGCCGGCCGGTTCTGGTGCGGGACGATGGCCTACGACCAGCGCGAGGGAGCCGCGACCCTCTACCGCTTCGGCCCAGCGCTCGAGCCGTATGCCGCTCTCGAGGGCCTCACCGTCGCCAACGGCTTCGACGTGAGCCCGGACGACCGGCTGGTCTACCACGTCGACACCTCGACCGGAGAGGTCAGCTGCTTCGAGCTGGACGACGACGGGCAGGTGCAGGACCGCCGCACCTTCGTCGACGTCGGCGACCTGCACCCCGACGGCCTCACGGTCGACGCCGAGGGCGGCGTCTGGGTCGCCATGAACGGCGCCGGCGTGGTCCACCGCTACAGCCCCGAGGGGCACCTGGACGCCGAGGTGCAGGTCGGCGCGCGCCAGGTCACCGCCTGCACCTTCGGCGGGGAGGACCTGCGGACGCTCTTCGTCACGACCTCGCGGGAGGGGCTCGGCGAGGGGGACGACCCGGCCGCCGGCAGCGTCTTCTGCGTCGACCCCGGCGTCGTCGGCCGACCCGTCCGGGCGTGGCGCGGGTGA